A stretch of the Halomonas sp. BDJS001 genome encodes the following:
- a CDS encoding amino acid ABC transporter ATP-binding protein, with protein sequence MVEMHNVNKWYGDFHVLRDIYLEVKRGERIVVCGPSGSGKSTLIRCINHLEEHQKGEIVVGGVPLTQDVKRIEQIRRSVGMVFQHFNLFPHLSVLENCCIAPMWVQKKPRKEAEAMAMEYLERVRIAEQATKYPGQLSGGQQQRVAIARSLCMHPDVMLFDEPTSALDPEMIKEVLDVMVELAEEGMTMICVTHEMGFAKKVADRVIFMDQGQIIEENAPEPFFNNPQSERTKLFLSQILGH encoded by the coding sequence ATGGTCGAGATGCACAACGTTAACAAGTGGTACGGTGACTTTCACGTACTGCGGGATATCTACCTGGAGGTAAAGCGCGGTGAACGTATCGTGGTTTGCGGCCCTTCAGGCTCGGGCAAATCAACGCTGATCCGCTGCATTAACCACCTTGAAGAGCACCAAAAAGGTGAGATCGTGGTGGGCGGTGTACCGCTGACCCAAGACGTTAAGCGCATTGAGCAGATTCGCCGCAGCGTCGGCATGGTGTTTCAGCACTTCAATCTGTTTCCGCACTTATCAGTGCTGGAGAACTGCTGTATCGCACCGATGTGGGTACAAAAGAAGCCCCGCAAAGAGGCCGAAGCGATGGCGATGGAGTACCTGGAGCGGGTGCGCATTGCCGAACAGGCGACTAAATACCCAGGGCAGCTTTCGGGTGGTCAGCAGCAGCGCGTGGCGATTGCCCGCTCACTCTGCATGCACCCGGATGTGATGCTGTTTGATGAGCCCACCTCCGCCCTTGACCCTGAGATGATCAAGGAAGTACTCGACGTTATGGTGGAGCTGGCGGAAGAAGGCATGACCATGATCTGTGTCACCCACGAAATGGGCTTCGCCAAAAAAGTGGCTGACCGGGTAATCTTTATGGATCAGGGGCAAATCATTGAAGAGAACGCACCGGAGCCTTTCTTCAATAACCCCCAGTCTGAGCGTACCAAACTGTTCCTTAGCCAGATTCTGGGACATTAA
- the phnE gene encoding phosphonate ABC transporter, permease protein PhnE: MTPPEPSSTTPRTWRKPPFITNPLLRYGLIIVAVVYLIWAFGSLPFNWERISEGLPRAARIFSGGFPPNLERYELLITGFKESFQIAILATLLGVFLSIPFAVMAARNIAPLPVYIVGRAVIIVSRSFHPVIVAILFVAAVGFGPLAGILTLTLYSIGFVGKLLAEEIEEIDWGQVEAMKAAGAGYVAILFYAVFPQILPRQVGLSMYQLDSNLRASAVVGIVGAGGIGGTLMNAFGRYDYDFAFAILLIIIAVILFSEGVSGWVRKKIW, translated from the coding sequence ATGACTCCGCCTGAACCCTCTTCAACGACGCCACGCACGTGGAGAAAGCCACCGTTTATCACTAACCCGCTGCTGCGCTACGGGCTGATCATCGTCGCGGTGGTCTATTTGATCTGGGCCTTCGGCTCATTGCCGTTTAACTGGGAGCGTATCTCGGAAGGTTTGCCACGCGCAGCACGCATTTTTAGCGGTGGCTTTCCACCCAACTTAGAGCGCTACGAGCTACTGATAACAGGCTTTAAAGAGAGCTTCCAGATCGCCATTTTGGCTACCCTACTGGGTGTCTTTTTGTCGATCCCATTTGCTGTGATGGCGGCCCGCAACATCGCTCCTCTGCCCGTCTATATTGTGGGCCGCGCTGTGATCATCGTTTCACGCAGCTTTCACCCGGTGATCGTAGCGATCCTGTTTGTTGCCGCGGTGGGGTTTGGCCCGCTGGCGGGCATTTTGACCCTCACTCTCTACTCGATTGGTTTTGTAGGAAAGCTGCTGGCCGAAGAGATAGAAGAGATTGATTGGGGCCAGGTAGAAGCCATGAAAGCCGCTGGCGCGGGGTATGTGGCGATTCTGTTTTATGCCGTTTTCCCACAGATACTGCCACGCCAAGTAGGACTTTCCATGTACCAGCTAGACAGTAACCTGCGCGCATCAGCGGTGGTCGGAATCGTGGGGGCAGGCGGCATAGGCGGTACGCTAATGAACGCCTTTGGCCGCTACGACTACGATTTCGCCTTTGCCATTCTGCTCATTATCATCGCGGTCATTTTGTTCAGTGAAGGTGTCAGCGGCTGGGTAAGGAAAAAAATATGGTAG
- a CDS encoding RidA family protein: protein MEKLFIERAPQPIAPFSHACRVGDLVFITGQMPTVPETNEMLLGTFTEQTHRVMQNLAIVLEEVGSAFEYVVQSRVFITNMGHFDEVNKVYASYFPQPLPTRTCIGVTGLAGGADVEVDMIAWIPPAAENA from the coding sequence ATTGAAAAGCTGTTTATTGAACGTGCGCCACAGCCCATTGCGCCTTTTTCCCACGCCTGCCGTGTGGGCGATCTGGTCTTTATCACCGGGCAGATGCCGACAGTGCCAGAAACCAACGAAATGCTACTGGGTACCTTTACCGAGCAAACCCATCGGGTGATGCAGAACCTGGCGATTGTGTTGGAAGAAGTTGGCAGCGCCTTCGAGTACGTGGTTCAGTCGCGAGTGTTTATCACCAATATGGGCCACTTTGACGAGGTCAATAAGGTCTACGCCAGCTACTTCCCCCAGCCGCTGCCCACCCGCACCTGCATTGGGGTAACCGGCTTGGCGGGTGGCGCCGACGTGGAAGTCGATATGATTGCCTGGATACCGCCTGCTGCCGAGAACGCCTAA
- a CDS encoding histidine phosphatase family protein, with amino-acid sequence MSNTLQPLSDHWRNRYLLMRHGHSQANQQGVIVSSPERGIENFGLSEYGEQQLAQLVADWQWPVPTRVVHSDFLRTRQTAAHVAARFGLVPSVDTRLRERHFGELEGQGDDRYPSIWALDAEDAEHRHYQVETLCEVASRMQAVIAAWEQQASGETILLVSHGDPLQILLTALANKPLTQHREQPALLPASVTLIGG; translated from the coding sequence ATGTCAAATACTTTACAGCCGCTCTCCGACCATTGGCGTAACCGCTACTTATTAATGCGCCATGGCCATAGCCAGGCGAATCAGCAGGGGGTGATTGTCAGCTCACCAGAGCGAGGGATCGAAAACTTCGGTCTTTCCGAGTATGGCGAGCAACAACTTGCCCAGTTGGTTGCCGATTGGCAGTGGCCCGTGCCAACCCGAGTGGTGCATTCAGATTTTTTGCGCACTCGCCAAACCGCCGCTCATGTGGCCGCTAGGTTCGGGTTAGTGCCCAGTGTGGATACGCGCTTGCGAGAGCGCCATTTTGGCGAATTAGAGGGGCAGGGAGACGATCGCTATCCCAGTATATGGGCTTTGGATGCCGAGGATGCCGAACATCGTCACTATCAGGTAGAGACGTTATGTGAGGTGGCGAGCCGTATGCAGGCGGTGATAGCGGCGTGGGAGCAGCAGGCTAGCGGTGAAACCATCCTGCTGGTGAGTCATGGTGACCCGCTACAGATTTTGTTAACGGCGCTGGCTAACAAGCCCCTTACCCAGCACCGTGAACAGCCCGCACTACTCCCCGCGAGCGTTACCCTAATAGGCGGTTAG
- the phnE gene encoding phosphonate ABC transporter, permease protein PhnE, whose protein sequence is MVDHAQQLADRIWHRYDRKQRLIRYGVLLATLMVVVWAVRDIDIFWPWVWDAPNQISGLGARMWPPSPAGLNSIISALIETVHIATLATFLTIFLALPVAYIAAQNTTPNRACLWLGRFILVSSRSVNTIIWALLFVAIFGPGVLAGILAIVFRSVGFIGKLMGEAIEEIDRRPVEAMEATGASKAKVVAYAIVPQVMPAFFAIVILRWDINIRESTVLGLVGAGGIGVILQGAIDTFAWPTVATILIAIIVLVLMGEAVTSLLRSKVL, encoded by the coding sequence ATGGTAGATCACGCACAGCAGCTTGCCGACCGTATTTGGCATCGCTATGACCGCAAACAGCGTCTTATACGTTACGGCGTACTGCTCGCTACGTTGATGGTAGTGGTTTGGGCGGTACGCGATATTGATATTTTCTGGCCCTGGGTTTGGGATGCACCCAACCAAATATCCGGTCTCGGGGCGCGCATGTGGCCGCCCAGTCCCGCAGGATTAAACAGCATTATCTCAGCACTGATTGAAACCGTGCATATTGCTACGCTGGCTACCTTTCTGACGATTTTCCTGGCGCTCCCGGTGGCCTACATCGCCGCCCAGAATACAACCCCCAACCGCGCCTGCCTGTGGCTGGGCCGTTTCATTCTGGTCTCTAGCCGCTCGGTGAATACGATTATTTGGGCGCTCCTTTTCGTGGCCATTTTTGGCCCCGGTGTGTTAGCGGGCATTCTTGCCATCGTATTTCGCTCAGTCGGCTTTATCGGCAAGCTGATGGGTGAAGCGATTGAGGAGATTGACCGACGCCCTGTAGAGGCGATGGAAGCGACCGGCGCCTCCAAGGCAAAAGTGGTCGCCTATGCAATTGTACCCCAGGTCATGCCCGCCTTTTTTGCCATTGTGATACTCCGCTGGGATATCAATATCCGCGAATCGACCGTGCTGGGGCTAGTGGGTGCCGGTGGTATCGGCGTTATTCTGCAGGGCGCAATTGATACCTTCGCTTGGCCTACCGTAGCAACTATTTTAATTGCCATTATTGTGTTGGTGCTGATGGGGGAAGCCGTCACCAGCTTGCTACGTAGCAAGGTGCTGTAG